The Pirellulales bacterium genome segment CGATCAGCGCGTTCGGGACGATCTGCCATGACAGCCCGAACTTGTCCTTGAGCCAGCCGCACTGCACCTCGCCGCCTCCCGCAGACAGTTTTTCCCAATAAGTGTCGACTTCCTCCTG includes the following:
- a CDS encoding VOC family protein, whose product is QEEVDTYWEKLSAGGGEVQCGWLKDKFGLSWQIVPNALIELLGNPDPKKAARVAKAMFQMKKIDIRGLQKAAEA